TTTTTGATAATTTTCAGATCTCCAAAGATATTCGTAGCCATGAGTGTAAATATCGATTATGTTTCCAAACGGATCTTCACACGATACTACCTTGAAAGGTTTTCCGTTCGTTAACTCCCATATTTGAGTTCTCTGTTTACCACCATTGTCAACAATCCTTTCTGTGGTTTCTTCGATATTGGGATCAGTTATGCAAATATGAAAGAAACCGGTCTTCCAATACTCAAAATTGTCCTCCCTTTTCTCTTCTTTAGGTTCAATGAATTGAAAAACTTCGAACCCAATTTGATTCCCAAAGCTTAAGTGAGCAATCTTTAGTTTCTTAAAGTCCTTGCCAAAAACATCTTGAAAAATCTTCCCTATGTGAGTGTCGTCCGCAACGGCTTCGAAAATTGGCTTTACAACATTAAAACCTAAAACTGCTGTGTACCACGCTATTACTTCGTCAATATTAGTCACACTTACGGCAATGTGGTTTAAATTACTAGGATAAGGATATAATTTTGATTTATTGGCGGGTATTTCATTGGAAGGCAAGGTCATTATTATAGCAAATATTTTTCCCCATTGTTTAAATTTGTTGCTGAGTAGATTAAATTCTCCATTATACGCTATTCAAAGACATTCCTGGTGGGAACATACCTTCATTAATTCTAAATCATTTTTGCAATTTCATAAAATTTTTGACATATTAGTTGCATGATGCATCCTTGCGATCCTCCATCGATTTGATATGATTAGGGTACACACCTTACGCTATAAGACTGCCATTCAATGATAAAACTAATTGATCTTCTAAATTAGTTTCCACAATCAGTTTTTTATAGAAACGGCATAATCACATTTGTGGCCATAACACTACATTTGTTTCTTAACAAGAATAATGTTAGAATGTATTTAGGCTTTATGACCTGATATTTCAAAAACCTCATCAAATATCAAATATATAATGTGAAAGAAGGCATCATCATTCTAGTCCTTCGCATTTAGTAATAAAAAGCTCCAAACATTTCATCTAATCCTGTCTTATTAGTATTGTTGGCATAATATTGAAAAAGAGTTTATTACTATGTGGAAAAAAATATAGCTACCGCTTATGGGTAACACTAGTTCATATCAGATTAGATATTAGGCGCTATTTTTTTCGTCGTTAATTAATTCCGTTGAGATAGTTATCTTACCATCTATCTTCCACTTTGCACCCCCGAGTTGTCGACCATCAGGGCCGTAAGCTTTTGGGATCTCGATTTCCAAATTATCAAAAGAGTAAGTAACTTGCAAATCCTTGCCGGTCAATTTGTCTATGATTCTTGAAATTAATTCAGACCATTCTGAAATGTGATCATCAGATGAGTGCTTCGATCGGTCAGAATTCTTATTTGCATTCTCATTTCCACTATTATTAGAAAGTTCGCTCATATCTATTCATACTTATTAAGCTTTAAATAGATATCACTACAGGGCGACGTTCACAATCTAGTAGCCCCATTTTTGGTTGTTTTAAAATTAAGGGAAAAGTAGTCTTTTTGATTTTTGAAAGACAATAATCGATGGAATTTGGAGTTCAAATCAACAAGCGCATCATATGATCATAACGAAATATAGAGGTGATGTATGATGTAAATTTTGCCTAATCAACTGGCCGTACTAGAAGCATTTATCATTTGTTCACGTGTAAGTCTTACTGGTAATACTCTGCCCGGTTTCGATTGGTATGATGGAATTCCTAATCCTATAGCAATCAATGTTTCCTTTTGTTTAGAATGAGGAGAGAAAAATTCAGTCACTTCATTATCATAAAAAGTGGAACCTGATGCTCCCAAGCCACTAGAATAAGATAAAAGATAAATTTTTCCTGCAGTAATTCCTGCTTCCATCTGTACGGCTCTGTAACCCCTATTACCCAATATATCAAGTACATGTTTTAGATCAGTCATCATAAATATCACAACACTTGCATCTGCAAAAAGAGATTGATCTAAGCAAAGATGACCGGAGATATTATGACCAGGCTTATACCTTATCAAATCTATAGAATTATTCCTTGGATTAAAAAAATATCCACCCTTTTTAAGCCCATCAACTGAATTAACTACAAGATATAAATCAATAAAACTATCTGAATCATTTTTGTAATCCATCGGAATTCCTTTTGTTGAATTCAAAAGAATATTAGATAAAGTCAAAAAAGAGATAGGTAGTCTTGAAAATTGTCTTGTAGAACCCCTTTTTAAAATGGTGTTTCCAATATCAGGGCCATTGTCATCCACAAATGGCTTGGGCAAAGAATATTGTCTCAAAGTACCAGGATTAGAATTATCTTTTTTATCTAGTTTGTCAACCTCTCCATTCCTCTTGTGACTAATCCACTTGGACACCTGAGCACTGTCGAATAATTTAGAGCTGTTGTAAGCTTTCCAAATTTCAGGATAATCAATTTCTTCTGACGAAAGGGGGTAAACTTTTGGAGCAGGTGAATCAAGAATCTTTTCGTGCATTGATTGCTCTTGGCTAGTATTGTTTTTCATCGAGTCTACATCAAGGGCTGCAATCAATATAGAAGCCTCCTTTTGATCGTCTAGTCCCAGTAATCTGTTAAGTTGGTCGTCCATAAATCCCATGATTAATCTGGGATAAAGATGCATGGAACCAGCAACGGCCAGTAGGTTAGAAACTATAACCCCAGCGTCCCAGAACCAATGCCTATACGATCGTGACTGATACTTCCATGCATTTCTCCATGCATAAGACGTAAATATTAAGGATACAGGAGATGTTGTAACATCGGTATTGTTACCAGCAATAGGTCCTAGTAAGTTTCTATGGTCACCTTTATGAATAGCAATAAGACTAAATTCACCCGGATTAAAATGATACACCCCTGCGTCTAACTCAGAACCTAGACCTTTAGTAACCACATAGATTTCTATTGGATAAAGAGCTCCTGTTGCAGAAGCAGCACGCATATAATAATCAACAGAATTAAAACGCATCACGCGTGTTATACCACAGGAATAAAACAACAGGGATGACAGATCAGATAATGTAGTAATTTTAGAAACATCCTTTGATGAGGATAATGAAGAAGTAATTTGGATCTTGTTATCAAGTGACTCATTGTCGATTGATAAATTACTTACTGCTGTAATAGCATTCAACGTGGGATGAGGAAAATCTATTGGAAGAGGAAAAGAGGGTAGATCTTTATATACTTTAAAGGGTTTGGGTCGATTGCTCCAATCCAGATAGTAATTTGAATTCATGACACTAAATTCAGAATGCTTTGTCATTTCATGATAGTTAATTGAATACAAGATATCATTATTCATATGTTAAAAAGTTTAACAATAACAGCATATTTAAGTTAGAAAATACAAATGATAAATTCAAAATTCGACCAGACCACCAACATTCCTGTTTGCTCTCTCGAGATACTTCATAAATAAAATAAAAGGCAAGATATCAAATTTTCTAAAAGAATGGTTAAAGTACAATGATACTAATCGTGAATACGCTTCCCTACTTCAAATACAAACTCATACTAGAGGAAGTATAAATGAAACAGTTGATCCTTGTCCATCAGTATTATTCTGGGCCCAAATTAAACCACCATGAGACTCTATAATATATTTTGAAACATACAATCCTAAACCTATGTGATTATCAACTGTAGAGACAAATTTGTTAAATAGCTTTGAAAGAACATATTTATCTATTCCTTTTCCATCATCCTTTATTTGGACCAAAATGAATTTGTCATTTTCGTGGTTGTCATCATGCTTTTCTAAACTTTTGTAGTCATGACTTTTAATTTGGTTTATTTCGCCTAGATAATGTCTATCCACTACAATAATTTGTGCTGTAATCGTACCAATGGATTGAATGAATTCCACCGAATTATTGAACAGATTTGTCAGCACTTCATAAATTCGAATTCTATCTACATCGGCCCTTACCGATTTCTCAGAACTTTCAGATACCTCAAATTGAATATTCTTATTTTTGAAATTATCATCTGTTTTAATAACATACCTATAATCGTTTACTGCTTCAGAAACTATATCATAAATGTTGCATACTTCTTTATTTAGATTGAAAGTGGTATTGTCTATTTTAGCAACATTTAGTATGTTCATTACGATAGAGTTTAATCTATTAGCGTTTCGTATAATAGAATCAAAATAATGTTTGTAGTATTGACCACCCTCCTCATTGTTATCAATATCTATCGTTGCCATCTCCGAATATCCCAATATTGCTTGTGTAGGAGTTCGTAACTCATGAGCTATAGTATCAATCAAATTCCTTTGCATTATGTCTTGGATATACAGTCTCTCTGCTAATTCTGCTCTACCCCATTGTACATCAAACAACAATTTGTATTTATTGATAGAGT
This Candidatus Nitrosocosmicus oleophilus DNA region includes the following protein-coding sequences:
- a CDS encoding VOC family protein codes for the protein MTLPSNEIPANKSKLYPYPSNLNHIAVSVTNIDEVIAWYTAVLGFNVVKPIFEAVADDTHIGKIFQDVFGKDFKKLKIAHLSFGNQIGFEVFQFIEPKEEKREDNFEYWKTGFFHICITDPNIEETTERIVDNGGKQRTQIWELTNGKPFKVVSCEDPFGNIIDIYTHGYEYLWRSENYQK
- a CDS encoding SagB/ThcOx family dehydrogenase encodes the protein MNNDILYSINYHEMTKHSEFSVMNSNYYLDWSNRPKPFKVYKDLPSFPLPIDFPHPTLNAITAVSNLSIDNESLDNKIQITSSLSSSKDVSKITTLSDLSSLLFYSCGITRVMRFNSVDYYMRAASATGALYPIEIYVVTKGLGSELDAGVYHFNPGEFSLIAIHKGDHRNLLGPIAGNNTDVTTSPVSLIFTSYAWRNAWKYQSRSYRHWFWDAGVIVSNLLAVAGSMHLYPRLIMGFMDDQLNRLLGLDDQKEASILIAALDVDSMKNNTSQEQSMHEKILDSPAPKVYPLSSEEIDYPEIWKAYNSSKLFDSAQVSKWISHKRNGEVDKLDKKDNSNPGTLRQYSLPKPFVDDNGPDIGNTILKRGSTRQFSRLPISFLTLSNILLNSTKGIPMDYKNDSDSFIDLYLVVNSVDGLKKGGYFFNPRNNSIDLIRYKPGHNISGHLCLDQSLFADASVVIFMMTDLKHVLDILGNRGYRAVQMEAGITAGKIYLLSYSSGLGASGSTFYDNEVTEFFSPHSKQKETLIAIGLGIPSYQSKPGRVLPVRLTREQMINASSTAS